The following are encoded in a window of Sminthopsis crassicaudata isolate SCR6 chromosome 3, ASM4859323v1, whole genome shotgun sequence genomic DNA:
- the MTERF4 gene encoding transcription termination factor 4, mitochondrial isoform X1, giving the protein MAASCRQVWRWSWCNAPRLGRPAAALRNVTSGPTADPTAGPAQPETAQRQLADMGISETRAGELLRMQPGLRPKQVVAALAELLLLGLEPEPACEALRRNPQILWLPGQRLKERAGLLRRLGLGEGHLEHVTRCCPELFTMSQQRIDALVSVLKDKCLFSGQQVAEIVGSCPRVLQEEPTALEYKFQYAYFRMGIKQRDLVRTKYFQYSMTKIKQRHIFLERLGLYQTPDKKGQTQISNPSVNSILRVSEAEFLAKTAHSSAEEFEVFKKLLAREELEEEEGLRASDEEDSDLSDSDDSGDEKD; this is encoded by the exons ATGGCGGCCAGCTGCAGGCAG GTGTGGCGGTGGTCCTGGTGCAATGCCCCCCGGCTGGGCCGGCCCGCTGCGGCCCTTCGGAACGTGACCTCGGGGCCCACGGCGGATCCCACGGCCGGGCCCGCGCAGCCCGAGACGGCGCAGAGGCAGCTGGCGGACATGGGCATCAGTGAGACCCGCGCCGGGGAGTTGTTGCGCATGCAGCCCGGGCTCCGGCCTAAGCAGGTGGTGGCCGCCTTGGCGGAGCTCTTGCTGCTGGGCCTGGAGCCCGAGCCCGCTTGCGAGGCCTTGAGGAGAAACCCGCAGATCCTGTGGCTGCCAGGCCAGCGGCTGAAGGAGCGCGCCGGCCTCCTGCGGCGCCTCGGGCTTGGCGAAG GTCACTTGGAGCACGTGACCCGTTGCTGTCCAGAGCTGTTCACCATGAGCCAGCAGCGTATCGACGCGCTTGTCTCTGTCCTGAAGGACAAGTGCCTTTTCAGTGGGCAGCAGGTGGCAGAGATTGTGGGCAGCTGCCCCCGGGTCCTGCAGGAGGAGCCCACGGCCTTGGAGTATAAATTCCAG TACGCCTACTTTAGGATGGGAATAAAGCAGCGCGACTTGGTGAGGACCAAATACTTCCAGTACTCAATGACCAAGATCAAACAGAGGCACATCTTCTTAGAGCGACTGGGCCTGTACCAGACTCCTGATAAAAAGGGACAAACGCAGATCAGCAATCCTTCTGTGAACTCGATTTTGAGAGTCTCAGAAGCGGAATTTTTAGCCAAGACAGCCCACTCGTCTGCGGAGGAGTTTGAAGTCTTTAAGAAGCTCTTAGCTCGGGAGGAACTAGAGGAAGAGGAAGGCCTGCGTGCATCCGATGAGGAGGACTCCGACCTGTCGGACTCGGATGATTCTGGCGATGAGAAGGACTGA
- the MTERF4 gene encoding transcription termination factor 4, mitochondrial isoform X2, with the protein MGISETRAGELLRMQPGLRPKQVVAALAELLLLGLEPEPACEALRRNPQILWLPGQRLKERAGLLRRLGLGEGHLEHVTRCCPELFTMSQQRIDALVSVLKDKCLFSGQQVAEIVGSCPRVLQEEPTALEYKFQYAYFRMGIKQRDLVRTKYFQYSMTKIKQRHIFLERLGLYQTPDKKGQTQISNPSVNSILRVSEAEFLAKTAHSSAEEFEVFKKLLAREELEEEEGLRASDEEDSDLSDSDDSGDEKD; encoded by the exons ATGGGCATCAGTGAGACCCGCGCCGGGGAGTTGTTGCGCATGCAGCCCGGGCTCCGGCCTAAGCAGGTGGTGGCCGCCTTGGCGGAGCTCTTGCTGCTGGGCCTGGAGCCCGAGCCCGCTTGCGAGGCCTTGAGGAGAAACCCGCAGATCCTGTGGCTGCCAGGCCAGCGGCTGAAGGAGCGCGCCGGCCTCCTGCGGCGCCTCGGGCTTGGCGAAG GTCACTTGGAGCACGTGACCCGTTGCTGTCCAGAGCTGTTCACCATGAGCCAGCAGCGTATCGACGCGCTTGTCTCTGTCCTGAAGGACAAGTGCCTTTTCAGTGGGCAGCAGGTGGCAGAGATTGTGGGCAGCTGCCCCCGGGTCCTGCAGGAGGAGCCCACGGCCTTGGAGTATAAATTCCAG TACGCCTACTTTAGGATGGGAATAAAGCAGCGCGACTTGGTGAGGACCAAATACTTCCAGTACTCAATGACCAAGATCAAACAGAGGCACATCTTCTTAGAGCGACTGGGCCTGTACCAGACTCCTGATAAAAAGGGACAAACGCAGATCAGCAATCCTTCTGTGAACTCGATTTTGAGAGTCTCAGAAGCGGAATTTTTAGCCAAGACAGCCCACTCGTCTGCGGAGGAGTTTGAAGTCTTTAAGAAGCTCTTAGCTCGGGAGGAACTAGAGGAAGAGGAAGGCCTGCGTGCATCCGATGAGGAGGACTCCGACCTGTCGGACTCGGATGATTCTGGCGATGAGAAGGACTGA